The genomic region CAACCGGTGTCTTGCCCGTCACGCCGCTTGAAAGCCATGCCAGAATGCCCAACGCCAGATACCGTGCCCCCAGCACCAGCAGATACAGGATCGGCCCGAAGATCAGCGGAACGGTGCGCGGGACAGAAAACAGCCACAGATTGACCACGAACCCGCCCAGCGAAAGGATCGCAGCCCATAACGCTGTTCGAAGGGCGGCGTTGGTTTCAAATCCCGCCAGCTTGATGGTGTGGAGCCGCAGAGCAAAGAAAAGGACGCTCCCGACCATCAGCGTAATCGCAATGATGGACGGTGAACGCGAGATCCATGCCTCGTGCCAGATATCGTTTAGCCGCAGCACCAGCGCCGCGTAATAGGCCGCCACGATGGCCAAAAGGTCATAGGCCAGCAGAATTCCGGACTTTGCCCAGCGCGGCAGATTGGTCAAGGTTTGATACATGGAACGCTGCAAACGGCTTTTCGGAACGGGCAGGTGTGCCTTTTATACCGTTCTAAGCTCTGCTGGAAACTCTATTTGCGGATAAGTCATTCCCGGATGAACGAAAAACATCAAACTGGTTTCTCCGAGTTCCCGGGCAATGGGTAATCGTTGTGCAGGTCGCAGGCCGGTATCATCAAAGGCTTTTTCAAGATAGATTTCAGGGCAAATGCCCTGCATACATGGTAATCCCTGATCGGCGAACATCTTGGCTATACGGTCGCGATCCCAGCCCCCAGGCAGCCTTTCAGGCCTCACAAACGCATAGATGCGGTACCAGCCGTGTTCTAAGACGTTTTCCGCAGCACCATCGCAATCATGATCACCTGGAACCGGGACGCGAAGCCAGCCGCTTTCCCCCGTGCAGGGGCGAGGATTTTCTTGACGGCTTCCGCATTCGCTGCCCGCTCTGCATGCCATTGGGGCATTCGTTTCAGCTGTATCCGGCCGATTGCGGCCTGGATTTCCAGCATTCGGTAGTTGGACCCGAACGAGTCGTGCAGCCAGCGAAATCCGGCGCCAACTTCATTCGAAACAGCTTTTTCGTGGTCCTTGCCGTGATCCTTGAATGACCACATGCGTTGCCAAAGTGCATCATCTGAACAGGTTATCATTCCGCCTTCACCACCAGTGGTCATGATCTTGTCCTGGCAAAAAGACCATGCAGCAACATCTCCCAAAGATCCTACCGGTTTGCCCTTGTAGGAAGCACCATGGGCCTGTGCACAATCCTCGATCAGTTTGATTCCGCGCGGCTCGGTAACAACGCGAATTGCATCCATGTCACACGGCCAGCCCGACAAGTGGACGCAAATTACGGCGCGAGTGTTCTTGGTGACAACCGCTCGGATACTTTCTGCAGAAATATTCTGGGTATGCCGGTCAACATCGGCAAAGACCGGCGTAGCGCCGGCGTTAATCACGCAGGATACCGACGCGATAAAGCTTCTAGGGGTGACAACGACTTCATCACTGGCACTTCCGCCATTGCGTTCGCCGATTCTTAGGCCATGAAGGGAGAGCTCCAGCGCGACCGTGCCATTGGCCACGGCAATTGCGTGTTTCGTGCCCGCAAACGCAGCGAATTCGTGCTCGAACATCCGGCATTCTTCACCCGTCCAGTAATTGACACGGTTGGACCGAAGCACGCGTTCAGCGGCCTTGATTTCCTCGTCCGAGTAATTCGGCCATGGGTGTTTGTTCTCACCGCTCATTGCGCTTGCTTCTTTGCCCGGCAGGAACGCCGAATACAACCTCTCCGTCAGCCACATCGGATACGACTACGGATCCGGCGCCAACCACAGCGTTTTTGCCTATTGCGATTCCCTCGCGAACCACAGCACCAATTCCAATCCAGCTTCCGGTACCGACACACACGC from Salaquimonas pukyongi harbors:
- a CDS encoding DegT/DnrJ/EryC1/StrS family aminotransferase; protein product: MWLTERLYSAFLPGKEASAMSGENKHPWPNYSDEEIKAAERVLRSNRVNYWTGEECRMFEHEFAAFAGTKHAIAVANGTVALELSLHGLRIGERNGGSASDEVVVTPRSFIASVSCVINAGATPVFADVDRHTQNISAESIRAVVTKNTRAVICVHLSGWPCDMDAIRVVTEPRGIKLIEDCAQAHGASYKGKPVGSLGDVAAWSFCQDKIMTTGGEGGMITCSDDALWQRMWSFKDHGKDHEKAVSNEVGAGFRWLHDSFGSNYRMLEIQAAIGRIQLKRMPQWHAERAANAEAVKKILAPARGKAAGFASRFQVIMIAMVLRKTS